TCCCCTTGCTGGTGGTTATTTGCACAAGATTTTCTTCTATAGGATTGACTGAGCACAgagtttcttgtttaaacgtaCCGCCGAGTTTTTGAAAGGATTCCTTCAAAGAGGAACATTACATATTGGATAAACTTGatgaaacaaatttgtttaaattcttGTTTCAGTTGCACTTTTCTAAAAGTCTGTAAAAGGAATCTGCTAAACTCGTTCAAACCTTTACGTTATGAAACCAGGCTTTGTTCTCACCAGCAGTGAGCAAACGCATTTATCCGCATTCAACACACCAGCTTGTTGCTCGTAGATTCCGTTGAATTTACCAGTTTTAAATCcgggaaattttttttctccATCCTCACCGGTTAGGAACTCGTAGGGAATGTTGAGCTTCTTTAAAGATGCGGCCATCTCCATTAGTAATTTATCCGATCTCAGGCAAAAGATTCCAATTTTTCTGATTGAAATAATGGAAGTTTTAGGTGGACACCCAAATTGCTATACCTGCTATATAAAAGGAAATCCATAAGTCACTTTAGTGAAAGCCTATCCCGACCCTAACCTCACCACAATGTCTTAATTGTACTCTCTCCAGAGGAGCCTATAAGTcagaaaaaattttacatttgtatGATAAGAAAACCCTGTAACATATTCTACATCCACAAAATTAGGTCACGCTTACGTTAACAATGTTTGCCCGCACTCCTTTTCCAGTTCGCTCCACAACCGATAAGCTTCAGGCATCATATCACAGTAATGTTGCTTGTCATAGGTATAGCGAATATTTCGTGATTTTCCGTGAGAACTTCCACGTGTGTGGGGCACCGCAAACTGGAAAATTGAAAAGCTGTTTGTGTGAACGCAAAACTTCATAGACACGCAGTGGTtactttcttgaaaaatttatttttggttaattttagAACAGTAAACTAAAACTAAATTTATCAATACATAGTTCGAATACCTGATCAATTAACAAGGTTTTGACGTTCAATTTTGCGAGGTATCTAGCCGTGGACAATCCTTGCACTCCGCCACCTGCCACGATTACGTCATACAAACCTTGTTTCTGCTCCATTTTGCTATTGACAGGGTTTGGACCACAAGCTTTTCAAGAATAAGACAAACAAGTTAAACGGCTGTGTTCGCGTCTaaatagttttgaaagatttatttcCTGTAAGCGTTATCTACAAGGAAACGATCGGTTATCTGACGCTGTAGTAGGCTAAATTAATCAGGAAAGCGACATCAAACGTGTAATCGGCAAATTTGTAAATACTGATTGCCTAAggcagtgcttctcaacccctgggtcgcgacccaaaaGTGGGTCGCCATTTGGTTGGTTTGGGTCGCCGTCGCCAATTAAACTAGTCCACAAAGCCGTTCGATAACTGAGTACCTTACTCTATTCATTGCATATTGACCATACTGCATTGTTGCGGAAGCACAAGTGAAGAAGCATGGTGATGATTATTTGCTGTTAGACTTTAGATTAGCTACTTTCGAGTCAAggctaaatatttgtaaataccCAATTTTTGGGTAAAAAAATTGGGTCGCCTCAGCATCGCTATTAATTTACGTTTAATATTTGGGTCGccgcaaaaaagtttgagaagcacTGACCTAAGGGGTTTCCTTCGGGCCAGCAAGGCTTGAATTCTACCCTACCCTGGATATTAGAAATGCACACGATTTTGATGAAAGTCTTATGAAGTCTATTGAACAGCTAGAAAGAAATGATAACTCGAACAGAACGGTTATTAAACGGTTTGAAAGTGATCACTGAAACAGAACAGCTACAAATGACAGCGAGGAATGTAGGTTAATTTCGTATGTGTACATACGGTACATGTGTAACGTGTGATTTCTATCAGTACAGAACCCAGGGTTATATTACTTATAATCTGATGAAACAAACTGTAACAGATGTATTAAGAAGCTTATTGTTAGATTGTTGCTAACTGTAAATAGCGCCAATTGTGGTTATTTTCTACCCAAAATGCCTCAGCTTGCTTGCCAACGTGCTAACATGCTGGTACGTATTCATTCCAGATTATCTGCTATGCACGCGTGTTCTCTTTTCACTTTCGTATTAAATATGCTGTTAAAAGCTTCAACGCCTGAGTCACTCTAAAGCAGAAACGTTACACAAACAAGGATTAAGTAAGGAAATGATCACTACCCTGTGAATCTGCAAGCGATAGCAATAATCGGCAATACTGGTAAAGTCG
The Clavelina lepadiformis chromosome 4, kaClaLepa1.1, whole genome shotgun sequence DNA segment above includes these coding regions:
- the LOC143452861 gene encoding peroxisomal sarcosine oxidase-like isoform X2 → MEQKQGLYDVIVAGGGVQGLSTARYLAKLNVKTLLIDQFAVPHTRGSSHGKSRNIRYTYDKQHYCDMMPEAYRLWSELEKECGQTLLTKIGIFCLRSDKLLMEMAASLKKLNIPYEFLTGEDGEKKFPGFKTGKFNGIYEQQAGVLNADKCVCSLLESFQKLGGTFKQETLCSVNPIEENLVQITTSKGKHFAKSLILTCGPWTNKVLKPLGLCLPITISYHHGVEINSPEEAFKPLNEEQSALEKSQISLLKKYITEHYPDVIATEPSSIQPCFYSMTPDEDFILDRHPRYENIIIGAGFSGHGFKMAPVIGSLLGDLALNRKTKYSLGPFSIKRFKDKEELISSIENN